In the Elizabethkingia bruuniana genome, ATAGTTGGCAGTACTGAAAGGTCTGCGCTGGGTACGGATATCATTTTGCCATTCCAGTCCGGAACGGAACATCACATCGAAACTACGATTGATCTTGTAGTTTAAGGTTATATTGGTATTTAGCTGATTGTTATTAGCACTGTTGAGCATTTCATAAGCAATCATATAGGGATTGTCTATATAAGAACTGAATGGATGAACCTGGTCTACATTTTCTTTTCCTGGTTTCCATATCGGGCGGTACCATGCCAAATCTACATTAGGATTCTGGAAAATCATAAAATAAGAGATAGACTGGTTATTGTATCCGGTTGCAGGAAGATTATCACTCATCATTTTAGAGTACATAACCTTAGTTGTAATTTTTAATTTCTCATTAAGTTGATGGGTTAATGATGTCGAGAAATTAAAACGGTTAAAACCTGTATTGGGCATCATCCAGTTGTTTTTTACATAACCCAATGAAGTTCTGAAACTGGTTTTGTCATTAGAATTTTCCAGTGACAGATTATTGGAATAGGTTTCTCCGGCCTGCCAGAAGCCTTTAATGTTATTTTTGTAAGGTCTCCAAAGCTGACGATCCAGACTTTGGCCTATAATATTAGGATCATATTGATAATAAGATTGGCCATTGAATTTAGGACCGAATGCACTACTGGTACTTCCTGTATTGACCCCGTCTTCAGAAGCACCATATGAATAATAAAATTTTCCGCTTTTATCTTTATTCAGCGTTCCCTGTCCATACTCATATTGGTAGTCTGGCCACTTCAAAACGGTGTCGAAACTCGTATCGGATGAAAAAGAAACTCGTAGTTTTTTGCTGCCTGCACCTGATTTGGTTGTAATCATAATAGCTCCGTTCGCTGCTCTGGAACCATATAGTGCAGCTGCTGAAGCTCCTTTCAATATAGTAACTGAAGCAATGTCGTCGGGGTTAATACTGTTGATGCCATTTCCGTAATCAATTGGAAGATCACCTCCGGCACCGGCACCATATGCAGCTGCTCCGGTTCCTGTTGTGTTATTACCCATGGGTACACCATCGATCACAATAAGAGTAAGGTTGTTGTCCATTTCAAAAGACTTTTCACCCCGTAATGTGATTCTGGCACTTCCTAAGGGGCCGGCTCCTGCGGTCTGAATTTTTAGACCTGCCACTTTTCCTTCCAAAGCATTTGCCCAGTTGTTGTTTTGAGTGTCTTTAAATATTTTTGAATCCTTGTTTTCAGCAGCATATCCTAAAGATTTGTTCATTCTTTTGATACCTAATGCTGTTACAACAACCTCGTCGATAACTTTGGTCTTTACTGTGTCTTTGGTCTTTTGGGAAAAAACAGCCTGTGTAATACATCCCGTAAGAACCAGAGCCAAAAGGCTTTTGACATTCTTATTCATGGTCTCTATTTTTAGCGGCAAAAGTAAGAGGCCTATGTTACGAGATTTTTAAGCTAATTTTAACTTTTAATTCATTAATGTTAATAATAGTTAAAATTATAAAAACTAAATATTTATAACTAAAAAACTATATTAATTTATAAAAAAAACATTCTGTTTTATAAAACAGAATGAATAGGATTAAGTTTGTGTTAATAAATAACACTTGTGTGAATTATTTTCCTGTAACTGTGCTTTCCTGAAAGTTTATTCAGACTGATAAGTAAGCTCTATAACTCCGGATTTAAAAATTCGGGTATCCAGTAATTTTAACCCAATCCGGCTTTTCAAATTTTCGAATAGCGGCTTTCCGTTTCCTAATACAACGGGATGCAGAGATATTTTATAGATATCGATAAGTCCCAGGCTGATAAATGTTTTTATAAGATTAGCTCCTCCGTATAACCATATATCTTTACCATTCTGCTTTTTGATTTCATTAACTTGATCAATGATGTCAGAGGTAATAAAATTTGCATTTTCGTCCGATCTGTCCTGATGAGAGAAGACAAATTTTTGTTTTGAATGTATTTCATTCCACATCTCTTTTTCTGAAATATCAGCATCAGATTCAGGCTGATAAGTACCCCAGGCGTCATAGCTTACTCTGCCGTAAAATATAGTGTCAATACTTTGGAGAAAATTTTCGAAGTCCATGTCATCATCCATAATACACCAATCGGTTTCTCCATTAGGTCCCTCAATAAAACCATCCAGACTGACAGCTAAGTTTAAAACTATTTTTTTCATGTTAATTTTTAAAATTTGACCTTTTATCATAAACTAAGTAAACCACAGCTCGAAAATACTGCCTTGCTGCTGCTTGCGGAAGTTAATGTAACCGTTATGAGCTTCCATAATGCTTTTGGTTAAAGTAAGTCCGATACCCGAGCCGCTGTTTCTTGTGGTGAAGAAAGGCAGAAATATTTTATCCGATATCTGCTCACTGATACCAATACCATTGTCTTCTACCTGAATAACGGTTCTGGTATTCTGCTGGTCGGTGGAAATCTTTATTTTTCCATTATCTGAATCTTCCACAGCATGCAGAGCATTTGTAAGAAGATTGATAAGACTGCGTTCCAGCATTTTTTCATCAGCCAGGATCATATAGTCTTTAATATTGGCTGTAAGTATAATATTTTTATTCTGAAACTCACTTTCCATCAGCCGTAATACTTTTTCTATAACGGGCCTGATGGATATTTTCTGAAGCTTGGGCTTAGGAAGTTCAGCAACCTGTCGGTAGTTGTTTATAAAGTTGAGTAATTGCTCGGATTTATTATTAACAATCTTCAGGCTCTCTTTTATTTCTTCCTGATCATCTCTGGAAATTTCCTCCTGATCGGTAATATATTCCATATTCCTTATCAGGCTGTTGATAGGGGTCAGGGTATTCAGTAATTCATGAGAAATAACCTTCATCAGATTATTCCAGGCCATTTTCTCTTTACGTTCTATAATCTTTTGTACAGATTCCAGAGATATAATGCAAAAATCTTCACGTGGTGTTTCCAGACGTGTCGTCCGTAAGGAATAAGTCTGAAATCCTGACTGGTTAATGGAGACTTCCATGAAATCCTGACTTTCTCTGTAATCAGTATCTTTTATAAGCTTAAAAAACTCCGGGCTCTTTTCTTCATATAAACTCCATCTGTTGTATTTTGGAACCTTCAGAATTTCAATAAACTTTGGATTAGAATAGAATATCTCCCAGTCATTAGTATTCTCTTTGAGTATCATGATGCCTATGTCCAGCTGATTCAGAATGTTTTCGTACAGAACTTTGAACGACAATACATCGGTATTTTTCTCTTTTTCCTGATAGTAAAGATCAACAGCCTTTTGCTTTAACGGATCATTTTGTTTTTTGTCCGGAAACAAAGAAAAATCTTTATGATTGATTGCCTGTAGAATCTGTTCTGTTTCTTTCCCGGATTGCTGGGCATTTCGGATGTTCAGAATAACCATAAAAACAGAAAGGCAAAGGAAAAGTAAGGCCGTAATCCATTTTCCTGATTCATAGCAGTCAAAAGCCAGTATACCGAAAACAAGCCCCAGCAATAAAATAGCTATCTGGATAATATAGAATTTTGTCTTCATCAGATTCCGAATTTTTCCATTCTGCGGTAAAGTGCTGCGCGTGAAAGTCCTAAATCTTCTGCTGCCGAAGATATATTGCCCTGGTGTTTCTTTAGGGCTTTCTTAATCAGGATTTCTTCCATTTCCTCAATATTCAGTACATCAGGTAATCCCTCGGATGCATTCTCCATTGGCTTTGGTAAAGAAAGCTGTAATATTCCGTGATCGGAAAGAATAACACTTCTTTCCATAGCATGCTCCAGTTCACGTATATTTCCCGGCCAGTTATAACTGCATAATTCTTTTATGTCTTCCTCGGAAAGAGATAAGGTTTTATGGTATTTGTATTGGTATTTTGCAAGAAAATATTGTGCAAACAGAGGCATGTCTTCCAGACGTTCCCGTAAAGGCGGGATGGTAATCTCTACAGTATTGATTCTGAAATAAAGGTCTTTTCTGAATAAAAATTCGTTTACTTTCTGCTGAAGGTTTTCATTGGTTGCAAAAATAAAGCGGACATCCATCTGCCGTTCCCGGGTTTCTCCGATACGGGATAGTTTTTTATTCTGAATAAGGGTAAGGAGTTTAGATTGCAGGTGCAGTGGCAGGTTTCCGATTTCGTCCAGAAAAACGGTGCCGCCCTGGGCATTTTCTATTTTTCCTGCAGTATCAGCAATCGCATCTGTGAAAGCTCCTTTTTTATATCCAAAGAGCTCTGCTTCAAAAAGCCCTTCGGGTAAGCTTCCCAGGTCGATATGCACAAAAGGTTCTTTATTGCGCGGAGATTTTCTGTGGATTTGCTCTGCCAAAACATATTTACCAGTACCATTTTCACCAAGCAAAAGTACATTGGCATCGGTAGGTGCAATTTTATCTATGGTATGGAGAATGTTCTGTACAGCCCCCGAGTTACTTTCCAGAATATAATTCTGATCGCTTTGCTGAATATTTTCCCACTGATGCAACTTTCTGTTCTTGCGCGAAACATCTACAGCAAGGTTAACAGAGGCATACAGTTTTTCATTATTCCATGGTTTCAGGATAAAGTCTGAAGCTCCTAGTTTTAAAGCTTCTACAGCAAGTTCTACCTCTCCGTAAGCTGTCATTAATATAATAGGAATATCAGGAGCTACTTCTTTAACCTCATTCATCCAGTATAATCCGTCCTGTCCGTTCTCGAAGCCTTTTCGGAAATTCATATCGAGAAGTATAACATCAAACGCCTCTTCGGTGAGTGCCGGAAGAATTTTCTTTGGATTATTAAGTGTTTTTACATCGGTGAAAAATTTTTTCAGCCACACTTTTGCAGAGAAAAGAATGTCTTCATCGTCGTCAACAATTAATATTTTGGCTGTTTTCTTTCGCATGGGTGTTCAGTTTTGTACACTTAGTGTTCGATTTCGGACACTTTTATTTTGAGTTAAAATCTTTACTGTTTAATTTTCAGACTTTTACCGACGAATTCTTTTTGTGGCATATTTGTCGTGTATATTATTGAAAATCAAATAGCTGTAATGGATACGAAAATAGAGAAAAAAAGATCTAAACTCAAAATTATTCTTTTAGCACTTGCCGGAGTAGTAGTTCTGGGGTTGTTTTTGGGATATTTTTTTCGTCAGAAGAAAACTTTTAATGTAAAAGCAGAAGATTTACAGGTAGAAAAGGTGACCCGTGGGAAGTTTGAAGACATGATGATGATTACAGCACAAACGCAGTCATTGAATTCTTCACTGGTGAATGTAATGGAAGGAGGGGCTGTAAAAGAAATCTTTACGGAAGACGGAAAAATGGTAACAAAAGGAGAGCCTTTAGCCAGAGTGTATAATCCGAATACTGAATTCAATTTTATGAGTCAGGAAACCGGAATTATGCAGCAGATCAGCCAGATGAGAAATACTCTGTTGGAACTGAAAAATCAGGAATTTACACAGGACAAAGAGATTCTTCAGGCACAAAACGATTACAATACAGCACAGCAAAACTATAATCTGCAAAAAAGATTATACGATGCTGAAATAGGTAAGAAAACAGATTATGATATGGCTCGCCAAAATCTGGCTTACCAGCAAAAGAGAAAGCAAATTGTAGAACAGAGCATTGTGAACGAAAAACATTCCCGGGCTTCGCAGATTGCAGCAGTTAATAATTCTATTGCACAAATGGAAAAAAGCCTGGATGTGTTGAGAAATAATAAAAATAACTTCCTCATCATGTCTCCGGCTACAGGACGTTTATCTTCTTTTAGTATTTCTTTGGGTCAAAGTCTTACTACAGGACAAAGCATTGGGAAAGTAGACTTGATGGGCGGCTATAAACTGGTTGCTAAAATAGACGAATACTATATCAACAAACTACATGCAGGGATTAAAGGAACCTTGGAAAGTAATGGGAAAGAATATAATGTTATTGTATCCAAAGTATTGCCAGAAGTAGTACAGGGGCAGTTTTCAGCTGAACTTAATTTTGCTGACAATAATAAACCTGATGATTTGAAAATAGGGATGACTTTCGGAGTGAAGCTTAAACTTTCTGCAGATACACAAAGTCTGATGATTCCTAAAGGAAATTTCTTTAAAGATACCAATGGAAAGTGGATCTTTGTTACCGAAAATGGAAAAGCGGTACGCAAAAATATCAGTCTTGGAAGAGAAAATCCATTGTATTATGAAGTTTTATCTGGACTAAAAGAAGGAGAGCAGGTTATTGTATCGGATTATTCTGATTACAAAAAATACGAAATACTAGATATTAAAAAATAACATGAAAACTCAATTAAACAAATATTTTTTAATTGCGGCTTTTGCCGGAACTCAGGTTTTTGGCCAGCAGAAAATACAGCCTTATGTAGATGAAAGAGTAGAGCTTATGAGTACTTTATTCCGACTAATAGAGGCCAGAGAATATTCTGACAGGAATAATGAATTATATGTTCAGGATATTGAAAAATATTTTGCTCCGGTGAAAGATGACCCGTTTCTGTCGACTCTGAAAAATATAAGAAACGAAAACGGTATAGGCTACGATGCTGTAATGTCGATGGCGGTACACCTGAAAATAAAAGATCAAAAAATTAGTCTGGTAAAGGAAAGGAGTAATACAGTAGAGAAAAGATGGAAAACTGTGGATCTTCCCGTATTTTTGAAAGGGTTAAACGGTTTTTACAAAAACAGCAAGTATCATCAGTTCTTCCAATCTCATGAAGCAGATTATAAGCAGGCAGCTAAAGCATATTCAGATTCTGTTCTAACAAAGTTTAAGCAGGATTGGTATGTGAAGTTTTATGGAAAAGAGCCTAATGAGGATTATAAAATAGTATTAGGCTATGGAAATGGCGGTGGAAATTATGGACCAAGGGTATCGTCTGAAAAGGGAAAGGATACAGTATATGCTATTGTTAGCGGGGGAAAATTTAATGGAAGAACAGTAAACTTTTCCAGTAATTATGCACCTACTTTAATTCACGAATTCAATCATTCTTTTGTAAACTATATTTTAGAGACTAAAGATTATAAAAATCAGTTGCAGGATGCAGGAGAGAAAATCCAGAAAGAAGTTAAAAAACCAATGGCAGATCAGGCTTACAGTTCATGGGAAACTATAATTAACGAGTCAATTGTAAGGGCGGCTGTTCTGGTTTATATGAAGGAAAATCATTTTTCTCAGGCTGAGATTAACAATGAAATGAAAGAGCAAATTTCCAAGAGCTTTATATGGACACCAGAACTGGTAAAGCTTTTAGAGGAATATCAAGCCAACAGAAAACAATACCCTAATCTGGAAGTTTTCTATCCGCGTATTGTTTCTTTTTTCCAAAATACAGGAAAAAACATGGACAAGGTTATGAGTGATTTTACGGCGAAGCAGCCTAAAGTAAAATCATTAAGTCCTGATATTAACGG is a window encoding:
- a CDS encoding dihydrofolate reductase family protein → MKKIVLNLAVSLDGFIEGPNGETDWCIMDDDMDFENFLQSIDTIFYGRVSYDAWGTYQPESDADISEKEMWNEIHSKQKFVFSHQDRSDENANFITSDIIDQVNEIKKQNGKDIWLYGGANLIKTFISLGLIDIYKISLHPVVLGNGKPLFENLKSRIGLKLLDTRIFKSGVIELTYQSE
- a CDS encoding efflux RND transporter periplasmic adaptor subunit, with the protein product MDTKIEKKRSKLKIILLALAGVVVLGLFLGYFFRQKKTFNVKAEDLQVEKVTRGKFEDMMMITAQTQSLNSSLVNVMEGGAVKEIFTEDGKMVTKGEPLARVYNPNTEFNFMSQETGIMQQISQMRNTLLELKNQEFTQDKEILQAQNDYNTAQQNYNLQKRLYDAEIGKKTDYDMARQNLAYQQKRKQIVEQSIVNEKHSRASQIAAVNNSIAQMEKSLDVLRNNKNNFLIMSPATGRLSSFSISLGQSLTTGQSIGKVDLMGGYKLVAKIDEYYINKLHAGIKGTLESNGKEYNVIVSKVLPEVVQGQFSAELNFADNNKPDDLKIGMTFGVKLKLSADTQSLMIPKGNFFKDTNGKWIFVTENGKAVRKNISLGRENPLYYEVLSGLKEGEQVIVSDYSDYKKYEILDIKK
- a CDS encoding sigma-54-dependent transcriptional regulator, producing the protein MRKKTAKILIVDDDEDILFSAKVWLKKFFTDVKTLNNPKKILPALTEEAFDVILLDMNFRKGFENGQDGLYWMNEVKEVAPDIPIILMTAYGEVELAVEALKLGASDFILKPWNNEKLYASVNLAVDVSRKNRKLHQWENIQQSDQNYILESNSGAVQNILHTIDKIAPTDANVLLLGENGTGKYVLAEQIHRKSPRNKEPFVHIDLGSLPEGLFEAELFGYKKGAFTDAIADTAGKIENAQGGTVFLDEIGNLPLHLQSKLLTLIQNKKLSRIGETRERQMDVRFIFATNENLQQKVNEFLFRKDLYFRINTVEITIPPLRERLEDMPLFAQYFLAKYQYKYHKTLSLSEEDIKELCSYNWPGNIRELEHAMERSVILSDHGILQLSLPKPMENASEGLPDVLNIEEMEEILIKKALKKHQGNISSAAEDLGLSRAALYRRMEKFGI
- a CDS encoding sensor histidine kinase — translated: MKTKFYIIQIAILLLGLVFGILAFDCYESGKWITALLFLCLSVFMVILNIRNAQQSGKETEQILQAINHKDFSLFPDKKQNDPLKQKAVDLYYQEKEKNTDVLSFKVLYENILNQLDIGIMILKENTNDWEIFYSNPKFIEILKVPKYNRWSLYEEKSPEFFKLIKDTDYRESQDFMEVSINQSGFQTYSLRTTRLETPREDFCIISLESVQKIIERKEKMAWNNLMKVISHELLNTLTPINSLIRNMEYITDQEEISRDDQEEIKESLKIVNNKSEQLLNFINNYRQVAELPKPKLQKISIRPVIEKVLRLMESEFQNKNIILTANIKDYMILADEKMLERSLINLLTNALHAVEDSDNGKIKISTDQQNTRTVIQVEDNGIGISEQISDKIFLPFFTTRNSGSGIGLTLTKSIMEAHNGYINFRKQQQGSIFELWFT
- a CDS encoding DUF4932 domain-containing protein, whose amino-acid sequence is MKTQLNKYFLIAAFAGTQVFGQQKIQPYVDERVELMSTLFRLIEAREYSDRNNELYVQDIEKYFAPVKDDPFLSTLKNIRNENGIGYDAVMSMAVHLKIKDQKISLVKERSNTVEKRWKTVDLPVFLKGLNGFYKNSKYHQFFQSHEADYKQAAKAYSDSVLTKFKQDWYVKFYGKEPNEDYKIVLGYGNGGGNYGPRVSSEKGKDTVYAIVSGGKFNGRTVNFSSNYAPTLIHEFNHSFVNYILETKDYKNQLQDAGEKIQKEVKKPMADQAYSSWETIINESIVRAAVLVYMKENHFSQAEINNEMKEQISKSFIWTPELVKLLEEYQANRKQYPNLEVFYPRIVSFFQNTGKNMDKVMSDFTAKQPKVKSLSPDINGKNNVDTSIKEIIVEFDQPLSGKGLSIHWGELGRDAVPISARSVYINNNRGLKIPVDLKPNKEYEFILVGGNFESVEGYPLQDYTIKFKTK